The nucleotide sequence AATACCTCACTTCTACAGTCCGTTCTATGTCTACAAGTATGCGACAGGATTAAGTGCTTCCATTGCCCTCAGCAAGAAAGTGCTCAATGGTACAGAACAAGACAGGCAGTCATACCTCACCTTCCTTCGTAGCGGAGGTAGCCTCTACCCCATCGAATCACTCCAGAAGGCTGGTGTTGATATGCAGCAAGAGGAGCCAGTGAAAGATGCTCTTTCCACCTTCTCCTCCCTTTTAGACCAGGCGGAAAGACTGCTCTCGTAAATGTTGCCATCAATTTTCAAAAGAGGGCTTGACGAGCTCCCCGCCCTTGTTGTATTGTTGGCACGTTCACTTCAAGAGCGAACAATACTTCAAGAATGCGGTAGTGGTGGAATTTGGTAGACACGCTAGCTTGAGGTGCTAGTGGGAGAAATCTTGTGCTGGTTCAAGTCCAGTCTACCGCACTTACTAATCCTTTTCTGCTTAAGAAAAAGCAGGAAAGGATTTTTCTTTTATTGGCCTCTTTGGAGGGATTACCTATCCTTCCCCAACAAAACCTTTGTACAGCAACTACTGTCACGAATTTCACTCTGGATGTATCCCAAGAAACATTTCATCACTAGAACATGAAAATCCCAAACAGATCGAACGAAAGCATCAGGTATAGGGATGACACTTACGTTTATAAGGTTACATGCTTGACATATTTATCGTTTAACGATAATTTTTTTCTGTAATTCAATACTTTTTTATGGAGAACAGTATGACTCATTTTAAGAATCCTATTCTAAAACCTATTCTGGTGCTCCTTACCATAAGCATTATTCTCGGCAGTATCGCACTGGTGGTTCTATCCGCCTATCTCATTATTGCACCACTAACCAGCTCTGCTTCCCAGGTTCCCCTGCCGGTATTGATGCAGAATGGTCTGCAGTTGGCATTTCCAGTCCATGCCGAGCGTGCAGGTATATATACCATCTATTCATCAGTAGTGGTCATCACCCTCTTCTTGTCACTTCTCTTTCTCTTCTTTTTACGGAAAGCAGTAGCATCACTTTCTAAAAAGAATGGTTTTACCGAGCTGCTTCCGCGGTCCCTGCGATCCATGGGACTCCTGTTGTTGGCTGCAACCTATCTCAGACAGTTTCATCTGTATCTTTTCCTGCAACTATCTGGACCTGCCACACATGAACTGCTGGAATTTTCCTTCACTCCCATAAACTCTGAAGTACTATATGCCTTGGCTCTCTTAGCCTTGGGAAGAGTTTTCGCTTACGCTCTTTTCCTACAGAGCGAATATGAACAAACGGTATAGGTACACAATATGCCAATTATCATACGCCTCGATAGAGTGTTGGCAGATCGAAAGATGTCACTTACTGAACTATCAGAAAAGGTTGGTATCACCATGGCAAACCTATCGAACCTCAAGACAGGTAAAATCAGTGCTGTCAGGTTAGGAACGATGGAAGCCATCTGCAGACACCTAGCATGCCAACCAGGCGACCTGTTTGAGTATGTGGAGGATTAAGGGGACTCTCTACGCTTCTTCCACCTCAATGCCAAGCTTCCTGAGGATATCCTTGGCCTGTTCATTCAGCTCACTCCTATAAGGAGTATCATTCTCCCTGAATGTAACTTCCTGAACTTCCATCACTGTATAGAGTGCTTGGCTCAGGCTGTAATCGCTATCCTGCAACTTTTCCAGCAATTTTTGCCGAATGATTTCAGAAATGAGCTGGAGAAACACCCTACCAGGAAAATACTGAGGGGACTGGATGTGCAACAACCTGCAGTCCTCCTGGTTCATGAGATTATTGAACCGGTGTTCAAAGTCATTGCGTTGTTCATATTTGGCAAGGGCTTGCTCTGCCGAAAGCCCTGTGTTTGTAATCACTGCCCAGAAACCCGCTTGGGAGGCTTCAAAGGTTCTCAGCGGGTCACGGCTCAGGCTGACCCTGTTACTTCCATTGGGGCGTTTTCGTACCTTGAAATAGGTTTCATACAATCGGGCATGCTCCTCAAGCGGTACTTCAAACTCCAGTTCTCGTTTACATCTCCCCAACAAGGAGAGCAAATTGCTCCGCTGGTTCTCTCTCCACTGTTCATCATA is from uncultured Sphaerochaeta sp. and encodes:
- a CDS encoding DUF2975 domain-containing protein — encoded protein: MTHFKNPILKPILVLLTISIILGSIALVVLSAYLIIAPLTSSASQVPLPVLMQNGLQLAFPVHAERAGIYTIYSSVVVITLFLSLLFLFFLRKAVASLSKKNGFTELLPRSLRSMGLLLLAATYLRQFHLYLFLQLSGPATHELLEFSFTPINSEVLYALALLALGRVFAYALFLQSEYEQTV
- a CDS encoding helix-turn-helix transcriptional regulator, with the translated sequence MPIIIRLDRVLADRKMSLTELSEKVGITMANLSNLKTGKISAVRLGTMEAICRHLACQPGDLFEYVED